Part of the Microbacterium sp. Clip185 genome is shown below.
GCGTTACCCCCCGTAGCCACGATCAGACCAGCCCGGTGAACTTGGTGACCAGTCCGAGGGCCACGATGGAGATGAACCAGACGAGGGCGAGCACGATCGTGAAGCGGTTCAGGTTGCGCTCGGCCAGACCCGAGGATCCCAGGGACGAACTCATGCCGCCTCCGAACATGTCGGAAAGGCCGCCGCCGCGCCCCT
Proteins encoded:
- the secG gene encoding preprotein translocase subunit SecG — translated: MQILEFVLQVLLGITSLLLTLLILLHKGRGGGLSDMFGGGMSSSLGSSGLAERNLNRFTIVLALVWFISIVALGLVTKFTGLV